The Sorangiineae bacterium MSr11367 genome window below encodes:
- a CDS encoding RimK family alpha-L-glutamate ligase: MRFLVLSRNATLYSTSRLVLAARSRGHEVTVADPLDFHIVVSRRRPSMFLGDRPVPRADLVIPRIGASITNYGLAVVRQFDMMGVPVLNTAVAIARSRDKLRAMQLLTRKDIDVPRTVCAKTPDSVDLALKFIGGAPAIVKLQQGAQGIGTMIAETPQAVTSLLETLWAMGQDIILQEYIAESKGRDYRAIVVGQRVVAAMRRQAKQGEFRSNLHRGGLGVRVNLDKRYCQAAISAVRVMGLEVAGVDMLEGRDGPKILEINSSPGLEGIERTSGVDVAGAIILHAERFVMRKSKRTAKKDLVLEQERRNRRIRQPVHFANGG, encoded by the coding sequence ATGCGCTTTCTCGTGCTCTCCCGCAATGCCACGCTGTACTCGACGAGCCGGCTGGTTCTCGCAGCCCGCTCCCGCGGGCACGAAGTCACCGTCGCCGATCCACTGGATTTTCACATCGTGGTGTCGCGCCGCCGGCCGTCGATGTTTCTCGGGGATCGCCCAGTTCCCCGTGCCGATCTGGTGATTCCGCGCATTGGCGCGTCGATCACAAACTATGGGCTCGCCGTGGTCCGGCAGTTCGACATGATGGGCGTACCCGTGCTCAACACGGCCGTGGCCATCGCCCGCTCGCGCGACAAGCTCCGCGCGATGCAGCTCCTCACGCGCAAGGATATCGACGTCCCCCGCACCGTTTGCGCGAAAACGCCGGACTCGGTCGACCTCGCATTGAAGTTCATCGGCGGCGCTCCAGCCATCGTGAAACTGCAGCAGGGCGCCCAAGGCATCGGCACCATGATCGCGGAGACGCCCCAGGCGGTCACGTCGCTGCTGGAAACGCTCTGGGCGATGGGCCAAGACATCATTTTGCAGGAGTACATCGCCGAGTCGAAAGGCCGCGATTACCGCGCCATCGTCGTGGGCCAGCGTGTCGTCGCAGCCATGCGGCGCCAGGCCAAACAGGGCGAATTTCGCTCGAACCTGCACCGTGGCGGGCTCGGCGTGCGCGTCAACCTCGACAAGCGCTACTGCCAGGCGGCCATTTCTGCGGTTCGCGTCATGGGCCTCGAGGTCGCCGGCGTCGACATGCTCGAGGGGCGCGACGGGCCGAAAATCCTGGAGATCAACAGCTCCCCCGGTCTGGAAGGCATCGAGCGCACGAGCGGCGTCGACGTCGCGGGCGCGATCATCTTGCACGCCGAGCGCTTCGTGATGCGGAAGAGCAAGCGCACCGCGAAGAAGGACCTGGTGCTAGAGCAAGAGCGGCGCAACCGCCGCATCCGGCAGCCCGTTCACTTTGCGAACGGCGGGTGA
- a CDS encoding aspartate kinase, translating to MAIIVQKYGGSSVADVAKIGQVADKVVAARSAGHDVVVVVSAMGKTTDELLALARTVRPPDDSVFDPPRRELDMLVSTGERVSMALLSIAIHARGMDAVSFTGSQCGIMTNDRHFDARIIEVRPHRIEDELARGRVVIVAGYQGMSYKREITTLGRGGSDTTAVALAAALGAERCEIYSDVDGVYSADPRVVTEPKHLPEIDLATLQQMAESGAKVLNAQAVEWARRAKIAIYARKTTDPHFWTMRALAQGVRETVAHEEGTSRVRAVVGLDRVVLARSDDTLRNFADLVGKMLLPAVDLTWSKKGATAVIPLLNVPDWDRARKKLVASGVEIDSGHALVSIVGADLGTAALPRFMDALESMKTTPYTLVASPLRISATIPGGALGPAQRALHAAFVDPTA from the coding sequence ATGGCGATCATCGTTCAGAAGTACGGCGGGTCTTCCGTCGCGGACGTCGCGAAAATCGGACAGGTTGCGGACAAGGTCGTTGCCGCCAGATCGGCAGGGCACGACGTGGTGGTCGTCGTCAGCGCCATGGGCAAGACGACGGACGAGCTTCTGGCGCTGGCCCGAACCGTCCGCCCGCCGGACGACTCGGTGTTCGATCCCCCGCGGCGCGAGCTCGACATGCTCGTCTCCACCGGCGAGCGCGTCTCCATGGCGCTGCTCTCGATCGCGATCCACGCCCGCGGCATGGATGCGGTGAGCTTCACCGGCAGCCAATGCGGCATCATGACCAACGACCGGCACTTCGACGCGCGCATCATCGAAGTGCGCCCGCACCGCATCGAGGACGAACTGGCGCGCGGCCGGGTCGTCATCGTGGCCGGCTACCAGGGCATGAGCTACAAGCGCGAGATCACCACGTTGGGCCGCGGTGGTTCGGACACCACGGCGGTGGCGCTGGCCGCCGCGCTGGGGGCGGAGCGCTGTGAGATCTACAGCGACGTGGATGGTGTCTACTCGGCCGACCCGCGGGTCGTGACGGAGCCGAAGCATTTGCCGGAGATCGATCTGGCGACGTTGCAGCAGATGGCCGAGAGCGGCGCCAAGGTGCTCAACGCGCAAGCCGTCGAGTGGGCACGCCGTGCGAAGATCGCCATTTACGCAAGAAAGACCACCGATCCGCATTTTTGGACGATGCGCGCGCTCGCCCAGGGCGTGCGCGAAACGGTGGCGCACGAAGAGGGCACCTCGCGCGTGCGCGCCGTGGTGGGGCTCGATCGCGTGGTGCTTGCGCGCTCCGACGACACCTTGCGGAACTTCGCCGACCTGGTGGGCAAGATGCTTCTGCCGGCCGTCGATTTGACATGGAGCAAGAAGGGCGCAACGGCGGTCATCCCGCTGCTCAACGTGCCCGATTGGGATCGCGCCCGGAAAAAGCTGGTCGCGTCCGGGGTCGAAATCGATTCGGGCCACGCGTTGGTCAGCATCGTGGGCGCCGATCTGGGTACGGCCGCGCTGCCGCGCTTCATGGACGCCTTGGAATCGATGAAGACCACGCCGTACACGCTCGTGGCCTCACCGCTCCGCATCAGTGCGACCATTCCGGGCGGCGCCCTCGGCCCCGCGCAGCGCGCATTGCATGCCGCGTTCGTCGACCCTACGGCATAG
- a CDS encoding glutathione binding-like protein gives MIDLHYWPTPNGHKITMFLEETGVPYRLIGVNIGTGDQFKPEFLKIAPNNRMPAIVDHEPAGPARGGAPVSVFESGAILVYLAEKTGRFLPADVRARVDALQWLFWQVGGLGPMAGQNHHFVQYAPEKLKYAMDRYVNETNRLYGVLNKRLADREFVAGDYSIADMASYPWIVPHEKQQQNLDEFPHLKRWFHAIKQRPATVRAYEKGKSVRPDGPPAMSEAERKVLFGQTAANVK, from the coding sequence ATGATCGACCTTCACTATTGGCCAACCCCCAATGGCCACAAGATCACGATGTTCCTCGAGGAAACCGGTGTCCCTTACCGCCTCATCGGGGTGAACATCGGCACCGGCGACCAGTTCAAGCCCGAGTTCCTCAAGATCGCGCCGAACAACCGCATGCCCGCCATCGTCGATCACGAGCCGGCCGGACCTGCGCGTGGGGGCGCGCCCGTCAGCGTCTTCGAGTCGGGGGCCATCCTGGTGTACTTGGCGGAGAAGACTGGGCGCTTCCTCCCGGCGGACGTGCGCGCGCGCGTGGACGCCCTGCAGTGGCTCTTCTGGCAGGTGGGCGGGCTCGGTCCCATGGCGGGGCAGAACCATCACTTCGTGCAGTACGCACCGGAAAAGCTGAAGTACGCCATGGACCGTTACGTCAACGAGACGAACCGACTCTATGGCGTGTTGAACAAGCGCCTCGCCGATCGCGAGTTCGTCGCGGGCGACTACTCCATCGCGGACATGGCGAGCTACCCATGGATCGTGCCCCACGAGAAGCAGCAGCAGAATCTCGACGAGTTCCCGCATTTGAAGCGCTGGTTCCACGCCATCAAGCAGCGCCCCGCCACCGTGCGCGCCTATGAGAAGGGCAAGAGCGTGCGCCCCGACGGCCCGCCGGCGATGAGCGAGGCCGAGCGAAAGGTCCTCTTTGGCCAGACCGCGGCCAATGTCAAATAG
- a CDS encoding tetratricopeptide repeat protein: MSIVKQVHRVTRLTMAMCIALACSMSATMARVAHADHGAGITSAAEELVREAQAQEAAAEEQKALRLYTEALAIDPTCRDAYLGLAALRLRLGDAREAERVYSMSLEHVPDLHAALLGRARARRSIGRSPEAAVDLEAYASKEDNPRALRELARWYGEDGRLLAQLAVWRRLYVLASAREDNALATEAKTMIRALQIMVHPIDPVTAPPAPAQTRTTIARVARRGG; encoded by the coding sequence GTGAGCATCGTGAAACAGGTGCACCGCGTTACGCGATTGACGATGGCCATGTGCATCGCGTTGGCCTGCTCCATGAGCGCCACGATGGCGCGGGTCGCGCACGCGGATCATGGAGCGGGGATCACGTCGGCCGCTGAAGAGCTCGTGCGCGAAGCGCAGGCCCAAGAGGCTGCTGCCGAAGAGCAAAAAGCGCTGCGGCTCTACACGGAGGCCCTGGCCATCGATCCGACGTGTCGCGATGCGTACCTCGGCCTTGCCGCATTGCGCCTGCGTCTCGGCGACGCGCGCGAAGCAGAACGCGTCTACTCGATGAGTCTGGAACACGTGCCCGACTTGCACGCGGCGTTGCTCGGGCGCGCGCGGGCGCGTCGCAGCATCGGCAGGAGCCCGGAGGCTGCGGTCGATCTGGAAGCGTACGCGAGCAAAGAGGACAACCCGCGCGCACTGCGCGAGCTCGCACGCTGGTATGGCGAGGACGGTCGCCTGTTGGCGCAGCTGGCCGTATGGCGACGCCTTTACGTGCTCGCCTCCGCCCGCGAAGACAACGCGCTCGCCACCGAAGCGAAGACCATGATCCGAGCCCTACAGATCATGGTCCACCCCATCGATCCCGTCACCGCACCACCGGCACCGGCGCAAACGCGCACGACCATTGCGCGCGTCGCGCGTCGCGGCGGTTAG